Part of the Ignatzschineria larvae DSM 13226 genome, ATTGTACCATCAACAGGTGTTGGCGTATTCTCATCAATATTGAAGAGCTCAAGCGCGCGGCTATTGGCCACTAAGGTATGACAATCATTGGCAAAGAGAATCACCGGGCGCTTGGTATCGAGGCTATCTAAATCTCTGCGTGTGATATCAGTGCCGAGCGGGAGAACGGCTTGGCGTAAAAATGCGCGTACTTGTAACCAATCATTTTCCCCTTTTTTAGGATCTTGATCGAGATAATCTTGGACAAATTTCAGCGTATCCGCAACGGTAAGACTCGCATAATCGAGGTTACACCCTGATAGTTGTAATCCGCCCCAAAATGGATGGAGATGGGCATCAATAATGCCCGGCATCAACATTTTACCAGCAAGGTCGATCATCTCTACATTTTGAAATTCTAATGTTTTTGACATTGCTGATTTGACGGCTTCAAGTGTTCCTACTGCGGCGATTTTACCCTCTATAATAGCTATTGCCTCTGCAAGTGGCTGTTTTATATCTGCCGTAAAGATGGGGCCGTTGTAATAAATTCGTGCTGCAGTCGATTGCATCGCCAAAACTCCTTTAAAGTAATGAAACAGAGTAATTATTTTCTGATTATAAGTTGATTGCTAAAATGCTGATAATCATTGATTTACGCGTCTATGAGTAGATTTATGAGTAGATCTACTCATAGACAAAGTAAAAACGCTCCAATGGGAGCGTCCTAGATACATTTAATTACCTACGACAAATCTGCAAGATATGCAGGATATGCATTTAGGTATGGGCTATCATACCCTTTTAGGGCTAGATAATCTATGCTTCTTCATTCTGACACATTACTAGTAATTGCCGATCTTCTTTAACATAGGCAAGTAATAGCGCCATTATGGCAGGATAGAATCGGCTTTTTACGGGGACATTTTTCCCTTTTGCCACAAATTGCGGTAACCAACTTAAAAGGGCATCATCGATAAATTGAATCTGAGTAGTGGCGATCTCCTGCATCATTGCCGGATCTTGCGATTGCGGTTTACTATTCCACTTGGCAAGCACTGTGAGAATGACGGCAAGATGATCGGCAGGCTCATTGAATTGTTGATCCACTGCTAATTGATTATCGGCCAGTAATTTTTGCATGGCTGTTTCAATATGCCCAAAAAGGTTACCATCTTTCTCTAAATAGTGAGAAGCATAAGGAAGTGCCGCACGTTTAGCATCTAACAGGAAGAGTGCCGCAAAATCGGCGGCTAATTCTAATTGAATCTCTTTCTGCTCAGTACCAAGATTTTTCCAATCTTCAATCGCTGCTTGCAGTGCGATGGTTTCAGTCTCAAAACCACTTTCATTGAAAAAGGCTAAGAGCGGGGTAATGGCTTCATTTTGATAAGCTTCGATTTGTGCTTCAGTGAGTTCTAATGCAAAGAGGGAAGCAAACCATTGATAAATCTCTGCGCGTCTTGCGGTTAAGGTTGGCCAAAGCGTGTTTATATCTGTCATATCGATCCTTTATTGAGGTGAATGAGTTGAGGGCTGATTGTGCATTTTATATAGTAAATTTGGTTTAAGAAAAATGGCTTTTAAACAGCTATTGTGGGGGTTTAAAAGAAGATAAAATCTGACTTACCAACACTTGCAAGATGCCGGATAGAACAGCATCCTTGTCTCTTACAACCGATGCGCCGGCATTTAAATGAGCTTCTTTTGAACCGATATTACTATAGTGAGTATTTTTGAGGTGTTCCTGTAGAGACATTGATCATCAAAGATAATGGGATCCCTAAATAACTAGAAAGACAATGCCGGGTAGCATTGTCTTTTAAAGTTATTGTGACATCTCGGAATTATGATAATTCTTTGACGATATTGCCATCAGGATCCACCATTGTAGGACCACCAAAGGCAGTAACTCTTGGTGGAATACCTTCAAATTTCTCAAAGTCTACCACACAAGTATTTGCGCTCACCGCTTGCGCGAGTTTTGAGCTACCGATATCTTGTGTTAAAACATTCGCATCACCGTAAGTATCAAGTGAACCGATACGCTCATCAACAGGTCCATACCAGCCCCCTTCGTGGATACGTACAATTCCTTGTGGGTAATCATTTGATAAACGCGCACCGGCCAATAATTGACCACGATCGTTAAAGACCCGAACGAGATCTCCTTCCTCAATCCCTTTACGCATTGCATCAATCGGGTTGATGTAGATCGGTTCACGATCTTGAACGGTATAGCGATCACGGGCACTATCGACTTCACACATCTGTGAGTGTAGACGTTTATCGGGGTGAATTGACTGTAACCAGAATGGGAACTTATCAGATTTAGGGCCGCCATGTGAACGCTCAGATTTTTCCATCCAGATCGGATGACCTTTACAGTCATCGTAACCAAATGAGGCGATCTTACGGCTATAAATCTCGATAAAGCCAGAAGGTGTCCCCAGAGCATTAACCTCAGGATCTTCTCTAAAGGCCGCGTGTTGAACAAATGGTTTACCATCAGGGAAGAGCACATAGCCTTTTTCCCAGAACTCTTCAAAGGATGGCATATAGAAGCCTTTTTGAAGATTCTCGGCATAGCAATCATTATAGAGTTTCTCAATCCATTGCATCTCATTCATGCCTTGGCAATACTCCTCTTCACGACCTAAGCGCTTCGCAAAGTCATACCAAATATCAAAATCAGAACGAGATTGATAGAGGGGATCTACAAGTTTATGCATTGCAATAATACCGCGATTACAGTAAGTACCATACATATCAAGGTCATTGCGCTCATAAGTGGTACATGCAGGTAAAACGATATCTGCAAATCGGCAGGTGGCTGTCCAGTTATAATCGATGGATACAATGGTTTCTAGCTCAAGATATTTACGTTTCATACGATTCTTATCTTGATGACGGGCCCAATGGTTTGAGCCTGAGAATACTGCCATTTTATACGCCGGCAATTTAATACGTTGACCATTAAAATCAATTTCTCGGCCATCAATCGCATCAATTGCCCGTGTTAATGGGATCACTGAAACCGCACCCTTATAATCTTCGCTCTCATATTTTGGTTTACGACCGAAGTCGAGATTGAGAGGGAATGAACCTGGCATTGATGCACCTGTTGCTGTCACACCTGCGCCACTATAGTTGTGCGAGTAGCTAATACCACCACCAGGAAGACCAATTTGACCCAACATAGAAGCGATAATCGCCGCCATCCAGAAAGGCTGTTCCCCATGTTGATTACGCTGAATACCCCAGCCCACCATAATTTGTGTGCGTTTTGAGGCCATTAAGCGGGCAAGCTCACGAATACGATCAGCCGGTACACCACAAATAGGTTCCGCCCACTCAGGGGTTTTCTCAACCATATCTTCCGTCTCGCCTTTAAGGTAAGGGAGGAAGAGTTCAAAACCCACCGTATAAGTATCAATAAAGTCTTTATCGTAAAGATCTTCTTTCCATAAAGTATGGGCAATCGCTAACTGGAATGCCACATCCGTTAATGGATTGAGATACTGATGCTCTGATTTAAGGTATTTTTGCGTTTTGGTAACAATTGGGTCAATTGAGATGACTTGCATTTCACCTTTGGCCACTTTATCTTTGATCTGCTCAAGGTAGATAAAGGATTCATGAGTCTCAGTATTCCAACCAATCTGCAAGTTTTTGATCGGATCCATCGCCCACATCACGAGAAGCTCTGTATTATCAACAATATATTCCCAAGAAGTTCCTTGGATATACACTTCAGTGGTTCCCATCACATAAGGCATAATGGTTTGACCCGCACCTGTGGAGTAATCCTGCATCGTGCCCACACTATTCCCATGCATTTTGATACCGCGATGCATATGGTTACCACAGCTATGGACTTGACCGACAGAGCGCCAGCCCACATGACCACGCATCAAACCGCTTGGTCCATAAGTTTGCTGGATACGCTCCATCTCGTTATACATTAAATCTAACGCCTGATCCCAGCTTACCCGTACGAAACGGTTATCGCCACGTTGACGGCGATCACTATAATGGCCATTTTTGAACCAATCTAAGCGCACCATTGGGTAACGAACCCGAGATGAGTTATAGATAATGCCGGGGATATTGTAGATCAGATCAGATGGGAATTTGTCGAACTCAAAAGGTACCACTTCCGTGACTTTATTACCGACTACTTTAGCCCGGAATGCCCCCCAGTGTGAGCCGGAGAATTTCCAATTATCGAGAATAGAATGTTCAATATTCTCAGCATTTTGGGTGACAACGCTATTTGTATTAGCCAGAACTATAGGTGCAACTAAAGTACCGGCAGAGATTGCAGAGATTGCTTTTAGAAAACCTCGGCGTGAATGATTTTTCATTTTTGACTCCTTAAAATGGATAGATCAATAAGATCTTGCAGATCGGTTACTCAGCTTGATTACTTCTTGTTGAATGTAGCTGTAGATATTTCAAGATAAGTGAAGCACTATCATTATCTAAGTTAGTAAATCCGACCATTCCATTGAAAATACCAGGCCATGTGTTGGTATCAAATTGATCCACTAATGGTTGTTGATGGCAAACACTACAGCTTGCATTATAGCTTGTATCAGCAAAAGTCCAGAGCGGGGTTGCATCTTCAATTAAACCGCCATTTTTGATCCATGCGGATGCTTTCACTTTCTGCCACTCAAGACCGGTAAGTGGATCCTCTTTACTCTCTAAAACTTCGACATACTCATTATTTTGAGCAATCGTTTTATCAAGAATGACACTCATGATATTAAGACCGAAATCCTCATACCAAACGCGGCCATAACCTTTATTTTTGCGCCATAACTCAAACTCGATTAACTCAGCATCCCCTTTTTTGTCGAGGACTTTAACCGCAGTTGCTGTTTCAATCGAACCAATCGGCTCTTGTAATTTCTCATCAAGATAGAGTGGTTGTGGTAATACATTGTAGTATTCATGATTTGCACTTGTTTTGGTCTTATGAGCCGTTGCCATAATGTCATCTAGCGCTGGGTCACGAAGGCGTTCAACTTTTGGTAATTGATGGGCAATCCCTTTATGGCATTCGATACAGCTAATATTCCGTTCAGCTGCGCTCTTCATTTCCATCTGTGCCATGATATCCATCTTGTCGAAATCCATATGTTTGTAATCATGACAAGAGCGGCACTCTTTAGAGCCGTTGGCATTCATACGATCCCACTCTCTTTGTGCTAATACTAAGCGTTTATCGAGGAATTTTTCTCGTGTGCCGATATCGCCGGTAATATGTGACCAAACTTCACGGCTTGCTTGCATTTTACGCGCAATTTTATCGGTAAAGTTGTGAGGAACGTGGCAGTCCGCGCAGTAAGCTCTCACACCCGTTCTATTTTTGAAGTGGACAGTCTCTTGTAATTCTGGGTAGACATTGTCCCCCATAGTGTGACAGCTGATACAGAATGCTTCGGAGTTAGTATATTTAAGCCCCGTATCAAAAGCATTCCAGAATAGAATACCGGCAATAAAACCACCAGTAACTAACACGCCTAATCCAATTCGCATACTAGGGCGAAGGAAGAGATTATAGAGCGCTTGTTTAATGCGTTTAAATGTTTCCATTTAACGACTCCTTTAAAAACAGTGATATAACTTTAAAAAGATCTTATGGAAAATAGCTTGAATATTCATCGTTGATTAATCATTTAATGACGAAGAGAACGCTAATTCTGAATAAATCTGAAAAGAAATCTGAAAGATAAAAAGCAAATAGAAATAGGCAAAATAATAAATTTAACTGTTGATTGTTAAATATTTTCCGATTATGAATAATCAATTAATTATTGATGATTAAGCAGGTGGTCCCCAGAAGAGAAGCTGCATAAACCAGATAAAGAAGCCATAAGCACCAATTGCACAGACTGCCAAAATAGGCAGGATAATAATTGCCAATAGTAGAAAGCTGCGCCATTCTTCAAGTTTTGGAGAGATCTTTTTACTATCTTCTGTATAACTTTTTTTCATTGTATGTCCCTAGAAAAGATGGTTATGATATTTAAATATCAGTCTAAATGACTACGATAATCATAGCTAAAAAAGATAGTTATAGATAATACTATTTAATTATAAAAATTGATATATGCCAATTTTTGTATGATTTTATATAAGAATATTTCTCATTTATTTGAAATATTTTTAATATCAATAAGCTATGGAGATTCCTTAGAAGCGATATTGGGAAAAATACAACTTTGAAAGTATTTTTTGGTAAATAATTAATAATTACTATTAGGGGCTGTTGAACATTCATAACTTCAGCCAAATATAGGCACAAGCTAAAGCAACGTTGTTTTCATAATGTTGTTTTAGCTTGTCATATCTTGTTGCTATACTTCTAAAATGTTTCAGCCTTGCAAATGCATTCTCCACTAAATGCCGAGTTTTATAAATATGCCAGTCCATATGATTATTATTCGTAAGAGTATTCCTCTTTTTAGGAATAATAGCTTTAGCTCCTTGATTTATAATATCTTCTCTAAAACTCTCAGAATCATAACCTTTATCTGCACTAACGTAATCTGTCGTATTTAAATGAACCCTGCTAAGTAGCTCTGGAGCGACCTTGATATCGTGGGTCGTTCCATCTGTTACGATAAATTCACAGGGATTACCGCAAGCATCTACGATCATATGAATTTTTGAACTATTTCCACCAACACTTTTAGATATTGCTTGAGGATTATCTGCGGTTGCTCCTGTGCTATGCTGGTGAGCTCTAATGTGAGTTGCATCTATAAACAGCCATTCATAGTCAACATCTTGTGATAGTTTTTTAAATAATTTCAAGAGCTTGTTATTTTTAGACCAACGACTAAAAGTTTTAAAAATAGTATTAGGTCGCCCAAATTGCTCAGGAATATCCCTCCAAGGAACACCTGTTCTCATTCTAAATAGAATACCCTCAACGATATTTCTTAAATTTGGTTTGTCATAGATATTCAAATCTAGGAGAATAGGCTTCAGTTTCAGCCATAGTTTATCTGTAAGCATGGTTCGAGACATAGCGAGAGGTAGGTTTTTTTTGACGATAATATTCTACCGCTCGCTTTTTTTATTTTGAACTGCAATGTTCAACAGCCCCTAGTTATAATGTTTAATTTTATTACTAATTGTAAAAAATTCAGAGAAAACAAGTGACAATATCTCAATTTGTGCAAGAGAGCTATAAGCTTACGAAGTGAGTTACTCTTGATTTATCGACACAATATCAACGCAAGAAAAGAGATTATTTGTAGAATTTACTGCAAATAATATCCTGCCATTCTCTCTAATCGGGTACTTATTGTGCGCCATTTAGGGCAGTGCTGTGCCAATAATTGTGAATAGTGATCTCTATCGGTATTTCGCATCGGTAGTTGCAGTAATTCACAGAGTATCACGTAATCAATAATCTCTTGATCTGCTTTAATAAGATGGATATTAAATACAAGCGTATTACGTTCAGCGTGATATTCGCTCCATTGCTGCGTCATCCAGGATAATGCTAATCGGGGGCAATGATGATGACTCAGAATTTTGGGGGCAAGTGCAAGGAGGCGCGCTTGAAAATAGGCTTCTGCCTGAGTGCGATACCAGTCATTTAATAATGCTGCAATATGAGATTGGGCTTTATTGAGAGTATAGATTTCTAAAAGGTCGTGATGATGTCGTACATATTCCTGCGCGCTACTATTTTGGGATGGATGATTTTGTTGAGGATGGATCGTTTGCATTGCCGCTTTTATTGTCTTTAGATGATCCACCATGGCAATATGTGTCGGATCGAAAAGGTCGGTTACAGGCTCATGGGTAGCCTCAAAGAGATCTCTCATGCTATTTTGATCGCTCTCTCTATTCACCGCTTGTTTTTTGAGTAGCAGAGATGGCTCTGTATGCTGATTATCGTCCGTTTCAAGCGGGAAGATCTTCAATTGATAGCGCCGGCCGA contains:
- the torD gene encoding molecular chaperone TorD, translating into MTDINTLWPTLTARRAEIYQWFASLFALELTEAQIEAYQNEAITPLLAFFNESGFETETIALQAAIEDWKNLGTEQKEIQLELAADFAALFLLDAKRAALPYASHYLEKDGNLFGHIETAMQKLLADNQLAVDQQFNEPADHLAVILTVLAKWNSKPQSQDPAMMQEIATTQIQFIDDALLSWLPQFVAKGKNVPVKSRFYPAIMALLLAYVKEDRQLLVMCQNEEA
- the torA gene encoding trimethylamine-N-oxide reductase TorA yields the protein MKNHSRRGFLKAISAISAGTLVAPIVLANTNSVVTQNAENIEHSILDNWKFSGSHWGAFRAKVVGNKVTEVVPFEFDKFPSDLIYNIPGIIYNSSRVRYPMVRLDWFKNGHYSDRRQRGDNRFVRVSWDQALDLMYNEMERIQQTYGPSGLMRGHVGWRSVGQVHSCGNHMHRGIKMHGNSVGTMQDYSTGAGQTIMPYVMGTTEVYIQGTSWEYIVDNTELLVMWAMDPIKNLQIGWNTETHESFIYLEQIKDKVAKGEMQVISIDPIVTKTQKYLKSEHQYLNPLTDVAFQLAIAHTLWKEDLYDKDFIDTYTVGFELFLPYLKGETEDMVEKTPEWAEPICGVPADRIRELARLMASKRTQIMVGWGIQRNQHGEQPFWMAAIIASMLGQIGLPGGGISYSHNYSGAGVTATGASMPGSFPLNLDFGRKPKYESEDYKGAVSVIPLTRAIDAIDGREIDFNGQRIKLPAYKMAVFSGSNHWARHQDKNRMKRKYLELETIVSIDYNWTATCRFADIVLPACTTYERNDLDMYGTYCNRGIIAMHKLVDPLYQSRSDFDIWYDFAKRLGREEEYCQGMNEMQWIEKLYNDCYAENLQKGFYMPSFEEFWEKGYVLFPDGKPFVQHAAFREDPEVNALGTPSGFIEIYSRKIASFGYDDCKGHPIWMEKSERSHGGPKSDKFPFWLQSIHPDKRLHSQMCEVDSARDRYTVQDREPIYINPIDAMRKGIEEGDLVRVFNDRGQLLAGARLSNDYPQGIVRIHEGGWYGPVDERIGSLDTYGDANVLTQDIGSSKLAQAVSANTCVVDFEKFEGIPPRVTAFGGPTMVDPDGNIVKELS
- the torC gene encoding pentaheme c-type cytochrome TorC, which codes for METFKRIKQALYNLFLRPSMRIGLGVLVTGGFIAGILFWNAFDTGLKYTNSEAFCISCHTMGDNVYPELQETVHFKNRTGVRAYCADCHVPHNFTDKIARKMQASREVWSHITGDIGTREKFLDKRLVLAQREWDRMNANGSKECRSCHDYKHMDFDKMDIMAQMEMKSAAERNISCIECHKGIAHQLPKVERLRDPALDDIMATAHKTKTSANHEYYNVLPQPLYLDEKLQEPIGSIETATAVKVLDKKGDAELIEFELWRKNKGYGRVWYEDFGLNIMSVILDKTIAQNNEYVEVLESKEDPLTGLEWQKVKASAWIKNGGLIEDATPLWTFADTSYNASCSVCHQQPLVDQFDTNTWPGIFNGMVGFTNLDNDSASLILKYLQLHSTRSNQAE
- a CDS encoding IS5 family transposase; the encoded protein is MSRTMLTDKLWLKLKPILLDLNIYDKPNLRNIVEGILFRMRTGVPWRDIPEQFGRPNTIFKTFSRWSKNNKLLKLFKKLSQDVDYEWLFIDATHIRAHQHSTGATADNPQAISKSVGGNSSKIHMIVDACGNPCEFIVTDGTTHDIKVAPELLSRVHLNTTDYVSADKGYDSESFREDIINQGAKAIIPKKRNTLTNNNHMDWHIYKTRHLVENAFARLKHFRSIATRYDKLKQHYENNVALACAYIWLKL
- a CDS encoding M48 family metallopeptidase, producing the protein MNLLDPLQEVELSFYYGEEKISFLRQDQSQSERITIEIDRNHQVIARAPRNASDATVIHAVKKRARWISEQLKDLKQQDAHIIPRRYISGESHFYLGRRYQLKIFPLETDDNQHTEPSLLLKKQAVNRESDQNSMRDLFEATHEPVTDLFDPTHIAMVDHLKTIKAAMQTIHPQQNHPSQNSSAQEYVRHHHDLLEIYTLNKAQSHIAALLNDWYRTQAEAYFQARLLALAPKILSHHHCPRLALSWMTQQWSEYHAERNTLVFNIHLIKADQEIIDYVILCELLQLPMRNTDRDHYSQLLAQHCPKWRTISTRLERMAGYYLQ